One Cryptomeria japonica chromosome 9, Sugi_1.0, whole genome shotgun sequence genomic window carries:
- the LOC131043909 gene encoding putative UPF0481 protein At3g02645, which produces MDEQTEQCVVYIQYSLGDEPALHLDQDHTEEYDAAFHQDQEKVHWMNKWLVEARNSLNAGPFFLEEEVIYPVPLCLKNDNTVSFYHPKEISFGPRHFGFCPKHFKQEEVDYDGLEIFKSEVASEFDGRLRGGLISLVKKLESEMQEKIKKSYGMSDDETGMGSEVLAWLLARDGCFVLEVLKRFSVEDPAKAENRQKTVLQNILNRKNHHPLLNDIVKDMFKLENQLPLWVLKEIKERQGELEAYWFERALKNLSPVEVRDEIGSRQYKREIHLLQLLGEYMVDNEKPLKEEEDQNQDGEEAVSSKFAAVGEVGNNKKRGKYIIMGLVVIFFVLLCIFLSPVFTIWFLWLVISLMWESYQNYKWGEADKDDRHVPTVEELHRIGVKFKKLKHRGISHINFDKKHSILYLPKFTVDDKSEVILRNLLVMETHRVDSEKIITRYVVLMNDLVNTTADVSRLRQEGIISNKLGSDEDVARLCNSVTIPATDIPSYGPIDAASSSINAYRKKGLKILWAQFRRVHCSKPWLLASLLGGISLLLLTVVQVVCLFHSCKRG; this is translated from the coding sequence ATGGATGAACAGACGGAGCAATGCGTAGTTTACATTCAATACAGTTTAGGAGATGAACCCGCACTCCATCTGGATCAGGATCACACTGAGGAATATGATGCCGCTTTTCATCAGGATCAGGAGAAGGTTCACTGGATGAATAAATGGCTTGTTGAAGCCAGGAACAGCTTAAATGCTGGTCCCTTTTTCCTTGAAGAGGAGGTCATTTATCCTGTTCCGTTGTGCTTGAAGAATGACAACACAGTGTCATTCTACCATCCTAAAGAGATCTCCTTCGGTCCTCGGCATTTTGGCTTCTGCCCTAAACATTTTAAACAAGAAGAAGTTGATTATGATGGCTTAGAAATTTTCAAGTCAGAGGTCGCGTCCGAATTTGATGGGAGGTTGAGGGGTGGTTTAATATCGTTGGTGAAGAAGCTTGAGAGCGAGATGcaggaaaaaataaagaaaagctatGGTATGTCAGATGATGAAACAGGGATGGGTTCTGAGGTCCTTGCATGGCTCCTGGCAAGAGATGGCTGCTTCGTCTTAGAAGTTCTCAAGAGATTTTCTGTAGAAGATCCAGCTAAAGCTGAAAATCGACAGAAGACCGTGCTGCAAAATATTCTTAATAGGAAAAATCACCACCCTTTGTTGAATGATATAGTAAAAGATATGTTCAAATTGGAAAATCAGTTACCACTGTGGGTTTTGAAAGAAATCAAAGAGAGACAAGGAGAGCTAGAAGCTTACTGGTTTGAGCGTGCACTGAAAAATTTATCTCCAGTTGAAGTAAGGGATGAAATTGGAAGCCGGCAATACAAAAGAGAAATTCATCTCCTGCAGCTGCTTGGTGAATATATGGTCGATAATGAAAAACCCCTTAAAGAGGAAGAGGATCAAAATCAAGACGGCGAGGAAGCAGTCTCATCTAAATTTGCAGCAGTTGGTGAAGTCGGAAACAATAAGAAGCGAGGTAAATACATCATTATGGGGCTGGTGGTCATATTCTTTGTACTATTGTGTATTTTCCTGTCCCCAGTTTTCACCATCTGGTTTCTATGGTTAGTCATCTCGTTAATGTGGGAATCCTATCAAAATTACAAGTGGGGTGAAGCAGACAAGGATGACCGTCACGTTCCGACTGTAGAGGAGTTGCATAGAATAGGAGTGAAATTCAAGAAACTGAAGCACAGAGGAATCAGCCACATAAACTTCGACAAGAAACACTCAATATTGTACCTGCCCAAGTTCACAGTAGACGACAAGTCGGAGGTGATACTGAGAAACCTTTTGGTGATGGAGACGCACCGGGTAGATTCAGAAAAGATAATAACGAGGTACGTTGTTCTCATGAACGACCTTGTTAACACCACTGCGGACGTGTCTCGCTTGAGACAAGAGGGTATCATCTCCAACAAACTTGGAAGTGATGAGGACGTGGCTCGCCTCTGCAATTCTGTTACCATTCCCGCCACCGACATACCAAGTTATGGCCCCATTGACGCGGCTTCGAGCAGCATAAATGCTTACCGAAAGAAAGGGCTGAAGATTCTATGGGCTCAATTTAGGAGAGTCCACTGTTCTAAACCATGGTTACTCGCCTCTCTTCTTGGAGGAATATCCTTACTCTTATTAACAGTCGTGCAAGTCGTTTGCTTGTTTCACAGTTGTAAGAGAGGTTAA